The Amphiura filiformis chromosome 6, Afil_fr2py, whole genome shotgun sequence genome segment tctttagttttattgccgatatcaacagaAAATACtgtgatcttcttgtaaggttgagaggcaatgacaaatggacattccgaatgaaataatcatgtgaattcgacatctttagcttgtttcgttgttgaaagggattcaatcatggttcaccgttgttcatcaccgattaacaactcgcgtccggcacaTCTGCGCGGTTTACTTCCACTCAGCCgtcgcggacgcatcgttgttaatcggtgatgaacaacggtgaaacatgattgaatccctaaatgttcTTCTTGAAATCACATACAAATTGTGTCAAAGTGATATAAAGTGATATGGAAGACAAGTAGAAATACTGAACTTAAAATTGACTTCACCTGCAAAGTACCCCCTTTTGATGTCCTGCATCATGTACATTTGTATGCCTcaaattatgtatattttatttcCAAATCAATGCAGTGCAGAGTAGGCtagatatgaaaattgatagCTTACAAACATTTATGGACCAATTTTCACAGGATATTAGTGATTTCAAAttgtttgtaaacaaactgtATGAGAACAAATCTTATCATCATTTTTTGCTTTGAAATgcaatttttcaggatttttcaaacaaataaatttaaaaaaaatgtggtaaaattgcTCACAAAACGAAATGTGCTCGGCCAACAGGAATAggaacttattattattattaacttacTAGGAGTCCTTCTTGGAGTAACTTTTGCAACTGGATCTGGAACATCAAAATCAAATGCAGTAGGCTCCTCTTCCTCTctgaaaatgaacaaaataattgaACATTTTAACCAAATGCACCATTTGCATTTATTCTTAATtttaattaccgtactgacgcgagtatagtcccaccttcgagtaaagtcccaccccgaAATtaggagtgtcccaggacctagacctaaatgctaggatcattcatggttgacctaaaaaaaaaaaaaaatgttcaaattcaatgcattttgaaattattttacatgaatacaaattatcaattttcatattaaaaatacaaaacatcttgaatttttttttaaggtcaaccatgaatgatcctagcatttaggtctaggtccagagacactacaaaaccgaaaaaataaaaattcgagtatagtcccaccccccaattttgaaaaatgttcacccaaaaacggggtgggactatactcgtgtCAGTACGGTACattattttaccaagtttaagCTCAATCGACCAGCaacatgatagcgatactgtttgaccccaccCCATGTGACCTTTGTCCCCGGATGACATCAGTTTGAATACCTTCGACCTATTTTAGACATGTTCCCCTCATTACTAATTTCAACAAAATGTAGTTTTTATACTCATCCTATATCCCTCTATCTCAGATgtgaaatttgcaaaatttggaTCAAAAGTGAACATTTGCTTTGGTATTTATTTAATTCAAATTCATTACCattattttaccaagtttaagTCCATTCAGCCAGCACCACAATAGCGATATTGTTTGACCCTGTTAACccaatgtgacctttgaccttgataaCTTGACTACAGTCTATacatatctacctccagtcagcagcactagctttgaagttcagtgtgtgctgcattggcttagcattgtttcttgcgtgtacatatgcgccactttgattgcacatgtataagtatgtacacgcaccaagtaacacTAGGCTAACatagaacacgctgaacttcaaagctagtgcagctgactggaggtagatatttAGACTATATAGAACCTTTAATTCACCCTGATTTGGCTACTTGCCACATTTGGATGTGCCCTACACCTGTTGACCACACTGGACTAAATATTGTCTCAAATTTAGAGATGTCATGTTCCagcaattgataacaaaaaacttgcattttaatgaaaacggAAAAAGATTGGCAGATCCCGATCAGGGTTGTCACTCGACTGAATTTAGTGCCGGCTAAATTTTCATGTTATTTCAATTCGTCCAAAATACTCTCAATCTCATGAATTAATTGTCCAGTTATTTTGAAAGGTAAGTCCTCATATTCCCTTGAGTGCCGGTTGGTCAGCCCGAGTGCTGGTTACTACTGACCGGCACAGACCAGTGCAGTGAACAACCCTGATCCCGATGCAACTCAGGCCGGCCCGATTTCTCACTTGCCAATGTGGATCAGCCAACActatcaaatattttcaaaataattgaaATCTTACTTTTGTTCTTCTTCCTCTGGTTTCTCCTCTGGTTGTGCCTCAACCTCTGTCTGTGTTTCTTCTTTCTCTACTTCAGGTTCCCTCCTTCCTGGACATTTCCATTCCAGTTCCAATACCCCTTGTTTGTCTAGTTTCTCAAATAGTTCAATAATAATGTTAGCAGGTGGCTCAAACACGCCACTCCTTGTGGAGCTTTCAGTTGTCTTGTTTTCTTCCTCATCACTTGCAAAGATCTCCCAATCATCAGGGTTCTCCTGAGTATGTTCTGAGTTGTTCTTGCATTTGtcctctaccatgtctacagcTGGCATTTCAATGTCTGTTGTGGGAAGCTTGGTGATGGGAGCTAGAGGGGCAGAAATAGGGCCAGGAGCAGCTGGCATTTCAATGTCTGTTGTGGGAAGCTTGGTGATGGGAGCTAGAGGGGCAGAAATAGGGCCAGGAGAAGAAATAGGGCCAGGAAAAGAAACAGGACCAGGAGCAGAAACAGGACCAGGAGCAGAAACAGGAGTAGGAACAGAAACAGACGTAGGAGCTGAAACAGATGTAAGAGCAGAAACATGTACAGGAGCAGAAACTGGTGTAGGAACAGAAACAGTTGTAGGTGTAGGAGCAGGTGTAGGAGCAGAAACAGGTGTATGTGTAGGAGCAGAAACAGGTGTATGTGTAGGAGCAGAAACAGGTGTATGTGTAGGAGCAGAAACAGGTGTATGTGTAGGAGCAGAAACAGGTGTATGTGTAGGAGCAGAAACAGGGCCAGGAGCAGAAACAGGTGCATGCGCAGAAACCAGTTTAGGGGTAGAAACATGTGGAGCAGAAACAGTGCCAGGAGCAGAAACAGGAGTAGGAGCAGAAACAGGAGTAGGAGCAGAAACTGGAGTAGGAGCAGAAACAGGAGTAGGAGCAGAAATGGGAGTAGGAGCAGAAACAGGAGTAAGAGCAGACAGAGTTACTGGTGGTGTGGGTATAGGTGCAGGTACAGGTGTAGTTACAGATGATGTTGAAGCAACAACCACAGGCGCAGAATCATTTACTTTTGTTTCTTGCACTACAGGAGGTTTGTGTTCATTTGCACCGCTTTCACTCGCTAGTTTACCATAACTCCCTAATGTCAGTTGTGCAGATTGTTCAACTTTATCACTGCTCACCGCCTTTTCTCCTGCCTGAGTTGACATTTCCGGATCATCTTCTGTTACGCCCTCCTTGGTGATAGTCtttgcatcatcatcattgtctgtTGTGTCCATTGGTTCACAAGTTTCCTGAGATGGTTGCGATTCTGGTATGCATTTGATACTATCATCATCAACTTCTGCGTTAGTGTCAACATCCATCAAGGTTTCTTCCACAAACTGTGTGTTGTTGGTATCCATGCTTTCATCCTCTTTAGGAATCTCTTGTCCTTTTCCATCTGTGGTATTACCAACAGACACAGTAGGTCCTGAATCTTTTGCAACCTCTGGAGGTTTTTTTTCTGTGCTAATTACAGCAGCTGTACTTGAACTAACAGCAGTAGCTGTACTTGTGCTGACAAGAGCTGCTGTACTTGTGGTGACAGGAACTGCTGTACTTGTACTGACAGCAACTGCTGTACTTGTACTGACAGCAGCTGCTGTACTTGTACTGACAGCAGCTGCTGTACTTGTACTGACAGCAGCTGCTGTACTTGTACTGACAGCAGCTGCTGTACTTGTACTGACAGCAGCTGCTGTACTTGTACTGACAGCAACCGCTGTACTTGTACTGACAGCAACTGCTGTACTTGTACTGACAGCAGCTGTACTAACAGCAGCAGTTGCTGTACTTGTACTGACAGCAGCTGTTGTACTTGCACTGACAGCAGGAGTACTACACAAACTGACAGCACTGGGAGTCACAGTGACAACACTGTCACTTTCTGTTTTGCTAATCATCTTGTCTTCAGACTGCTTTTCTTCATTTTCTCTGCCAGAAATATCATCTTTTGTGTCCATCTTAGCAGCCTCATCTTGCTTGGCTTCCTCTTTCTTTTCCTCTTGCGCAGACATTGTACTCTTTTAATGATCGAGTG includes the following:
- the LOC140154856 gene encoding uncharacterized protein; this translates as MSAQEEKKEEAKQDEAAKMDTKDDISGRENEEKQSEDKMISKTESDSVVTVTPSAVSLCSTPAVSASTTAAVSTSTATAAVSTAAVSTSTAVAVSTSTAVAVSTSTAAAVSTSTAAAVSTSTAAAVSTSTAAAVSTSTAAAVSTSTAVAVSTSTAVPVTTSTAALVSTSTATAVSSSTAAVISTEKKPPEVAKDSGPTVSVGNTTDGKGQEIPKEDESMDTNNTQFVEETLMDVDTNAEVDDDSIKCIPESQPSQETCEPMDTTDNDDDAKTITKEGVTEDDPEMSTQAGEKAVSSDKVEQSAQLTLGSYGKLASESGANEHKPPVVQETKVNDSAPVVVASTSSVTTPVPAPIPTPPVTLSALTPVSAPTPISAPTPVSAPTPVSAPTPVSAPTPVSAPGTVSAPHVSTPKLVSAHAPVSAPGPVSAPTHTPVSAPTHTPVSAPTHTPVSAPTHTPVSAPTHTPVSAPTPAPTPTTVSVPTPVSAPVHVSALTSVSAPTSVSVPTPVSAPGPVSAPGPVSFPGPISSPGPISAPLAPITKLPTTDIEMPAAPGPISAPLAPITKLPTTDIEMPAVDMVEDKCKNNSEHTQENPDDWEIFASDEEENKTTESSTRSGVFEPPANIIIELFEKLDKQGVLELEWKCPGRREPEVEKEETQTEVEAQPEEKPEEEEQKEEEEPTAFDFDVPDPVAKVTPRRTPSKAKAQGSGKKRVARMDKVLNDIIRHKNIDDNDFEFGDDDNEIDTTPQRKLNKFHIRRDLDA